Below is a genomic region from Pseudocalidococcus azoricus BACA0444.
GGGGATTCTGGTCACCAATTTATCGACTCCTATTCGCCCAAAGGATATCCTGATCCGTTGAAGGGAAAGGGATTGAAGCTCTATGTCACAGTCTTAGCGGCCTCGATAAACCTATTACTTCATTACCTCAAGTTTTGGGAAATTCCACTGCTTCCTCATATCATTTCTTGATGATGCAACACCCCACATCCTACACCCCAAAAGTGTTTCCGAAAATATTGTTGCGCCAGGCCTGTGAGTGCCATAGGGGTACGTTGTCAGACTCAAGAGAGATTACCCCTGGCTTGCAGGCTATTTATAAGACAAACTGAGGCTAAGTAACGGCTAAAAATGCCCTGAACCCGTTGTTATATAGGCTTTTGGGGGAAATCTAAGACAAATACAAACGGAGAGAGGGAGATTCGAACTCCCGGAAGGTGTGACCCTTCAACAGATTTCAAGTCTGCCGCAATCGACCACTCTGCCATCTCTCCAAGAAAAGGCTATAAACGCTGATCAGTACCGAAAAAGCCCTGGGATAAATGCCCTAATCTCCAGGCCCCGCTATCCGTAATCTCGATCAACCTAGAGCTTGTGTAAATTTAGGCCAGCTTCCTTCGCAAAGGTACTCAGACCCTTAAATTGGAGGGTTTTAATGGCTTTAGTTGACAGCCGCAACCGTACCCACCGATTTCCTTCCGGCCACCAAATCCGTTTCCATTGCAGATTGACCTCTTGCAGCTTCTTCGTCCGGCGATGGGAGTGGGAGACAGCGTAGGCATTGTTAGCTTTTTTTCCGGTTAGTTGACAGACACGGCTCATAAGTCACTCACAAGGGGAAATAACCACAGACTTAATAGTGTAACACCTTTAGCCCAGGCCTGGTATTTCTAAGGGGCTGAAGTAGCCGTGAACAGAGATTTTCTCTCCGGTTGAATTAAAGCTGTCACTTGGGTTAACAATTCTGCCGGGTCAAGGGGATAGTGGAGGCAAGCATCAGCCCTGAGATGGGACAGTTCTGGTTCAAAATTAGTCTCCGGTAGAGTTGGGGACGCACTTGGGGCGCACAGCAGAATCACCTTTGTGGATTGGGGGCTGGGGGTGGTCTGGAGATGCTCAACCAATCGGTTTAAGTTAAATTGATCTAAGTGTTGGGAGACAATAATCAGCCAGGGTTGGAAGTGGGATAGTTGTTCGATGACCGGATCCGTGACCCAAATTACT
It encodes:
- a CDS encoding IS1/IS1595 family N-terminal zinc-binding domain-containing protein; protein product: MNCLDCQSTHVSQNGHRGAKQNYLCGDSGHQFIDSYSPKGYPDPLKGKGLKLYVTVLAASINLLLHYLKFWEIPLLPHIIS
- the rpmB gene encoding 50S ribosomal protein L28; translated protein: MSRVCQLTGKKANNAYAVSHSHRRTKKLQEVNLQWKRIWWPEGNRWVRLRLSTKAIKTLQFKGLSTFAKEAGLNLHKL